In the genome of Tautonia marina, one region contains:
- a CDS encoding circularly permuted type 2 ATP-grasp protein: MNRRVFDAGPFDQYERHGFDEMFAEDGQPRPHYAALYNRLATLSAEDMESRHHMADLVMRRQGITFTVYGRGEGLEQIIPFDPIPRLISSEEWETIERGLEQRVRALNAFVHDVYHDRLILKDRVVPAELVVGASGYQRECVGLRVPRDIYIHISGIDLIRDEHGRFLVLEDNARTPSGVSYVLNNRHVMKQVFPFLFQQYNVRPIDDYPANLLATLRAIDPSGRDDPTVAVMTPGVYNSAYFEHSFLARQMGVELVEGRDLFFDGGYVYMRTTRGPRRVDVLYRRVDDRSLDPLAFDRTSVLGVPGLYGALRAGNLGLANALGTGVCDDKAIYPFVPEFVRYYLREEPILANVETFRLTEPSHRQHVLSNLEKLVVKAVDGSGGYGMLIGPASTKAQREEFARKIEADPRRFIAQPTISLSQHPTFVDGRLAGRHIDLRPFVLFGDQVRVLPGGLTRVALPKGSLVVNSSQGGGTKDTWVLRGDPPEKIEGPGELQGD, translated from the coding sequence ATGAATCGCAGAGTGTTCGACGCAGGACCGTTTGATCAGTACGAGCGGCACGGCTTCGACGAGATGTTCGCCGAAGACGGGCAGCCTCGACCGCATTACGCTGCGCTCTATAACCGCCTGGCGACGCTCAGTGCCGAGGATATGGAGTCGCGGCACCACATGGCTGACCTGGTCATGAGGCGCCAGGGGATCACCTTCACGGTCTACGGCCGGGGTGAAGGGCTGGAGCAGATCATCCCGTTCGACCCGATTCCTCGGCTGATTTCGAGCGAGGAATGGGAGACGATCGAGCGAGGGCTGGAACAGCGAGTCCGGGCGCTGAATGCCTTTGTGCACGACGTGTATCACGACCGCCTGATCCTGAAAGATCGAGTGGTGCCGGCCGAGCTGGTGGTGGGGGCGTCGGGGTATCAGCGCGAGTGCGTTGGGCTCAGAGTTCCGCGAGACATTTATATTCATATCAGCGGGATCGACCTGATCCGGGATGAGCACGGCCGGTTTCTGGTGCTGGAAGACAATGCGAGGACCCCTTCGGGGGTGAGCTATGTCTTGAACAACCGGCATGTGATGAAACAGGTCTTCCCGTTTTTGTTTCAGCAATACAATGTGCGGCCGATCGACGACTACCCAGCGAACCTGCTGGCGACCCTGCGGGCGATTGACCCGAGTGGCCGAGACGATCCGACCGTCGCCGTGATGACGCCGGGGGTGTACAACTCGGCCTACTTCGAGCACAGCTTCCTGGCCCGGCAGATGGGGGTGGAACTGGTCGAGGGGCGCGACCTGTTCTTTGATGGCGGTTACGTGTACATGCGAACGACCCGAGGGCCGAGGCGGGTGGACGTGCTCTACCGTCGCGTCGATGATCGGTCACTCGACCCCCTGGCGTTTGATCGGACAAGCGTGCTGGGAGTGCCGGGGCTCTATGGTGCCTTGCGGGCGGGGAACCTGGGCCTGGCCAATGCGCTTGGGACCGGGGTGTGCGATGACAAGGCGATTTACCCGTTTGTGCCCGAGTTCGTGCGGTACTACCTGCGGGAAGAACCGATTCTGGCAAACGTTGAGACGTTTCGCCTGACCGAGCCGTCACATCGGCAGCATGTTCTCTCGAATCTGGAAAAGCTGGTGGTCAAGGCGGTGGACGGGTCGGGGGGTTACGGCATGCTGATTGGGCCTGCCTCGACGAAAGCCCAGCGCGAGGAGTTTGCCCGGAAGATCGAGGCTGATCCGAGGCGATTCATCGCGCAGCCGACGATCAGCCTGAGCCAGCATCCGACCTTCGTCGATGGACGGCTGGCAGGGCGGCACATCGACCTGCGGCCCTTTGTGCTGTTCGGCGATCAGGTTCGGGTCTTGCCCGGTGGCCTGACGCGGGTGGCCTTGCCGAAAGGGAGCCTGGTGGTGAACAGTTCGCAAGGGGGAGGGACCAAGGACACGTGGGTCTTGCGGGGGGATCCTCCGGAGAAGATCGAGGGACCTGGCGAGCTTCAAGGGGACTGA
- a CDS encoding alpha-E domain-containing protein, which produces MLSRVAENLYWISRYLERVESVARLLDDSFQLELDAAGLHAAASGERPVESVLSILGCKEAFHKAHPNGGRSEVLKFLTFERDHADSMLSMIGRARENARGTQETLSAEVWGQINRLYLYLCGRQARRRYRTSPSRFFEGIKRSCILYTGLVESTLPRSEVYHFLQFGRYLERVMQLSRILGVKVQALRQVEPLAAGSLRVVYSTSLLQSCSAYDAYIRQAHEQIDPLGAVGYLMLDPDFPRSMRFGVDRACVALRAISGGDEHGFATEAERLLGRLGSDLRFLDLDEVIHRGLEQFLTEVLSTCHRVAHEVHQTYFLA; this is translated from the coding sequence ATGCTCAGCCGGGTTGCCGAAAATCTGTACTGGATCAGCCGATACCTGGAGCGGGTCGAGAGTGTCGCCCGCCTGCTCGACGACAGCTTCCAACTGGAGCTGGACGCCGCCGGGTTGCATGCGGCGGCCTCGGGAGAGCGGCCGGTCGAGAGCGTGCTGTCGATTCTTGGCTGTAAGGAAGCCTTTCACAAGGCGCACCCGAACGGAGGGCGGAGCGAGGTCCTGAAGTTCCTGACCTTTGAGCGTGATCACGCCGATTCGATGCTGTCGATGATCGGCCGGGCTCGTGAGAATGCGAGGGGGACTCAGGAAACCCTCAGCGCGGAGGTCTGGGGTCAGATCAATCGGCTGTATCTCTATCTCTGCGGTCGGCAGGCTCGCAGACGATACCGGACGAGCCCCTCACGGTTTTTCGAGGGGATCAAGCGGTCGTGCATTCTCTATACGGGGCTGGTGGAATCGACCTTGCCGAGGTCGGAGGTGTATCACTTCCTTCAGTTCGGCCGCTACCTGGAACGGGTGATGCAGTTGAGCCGGATCCTGGGGGTAAAGGTCCAGGCACTTCGGCAGGTGGAACCCCTCGCGGCGGGGTCGTTGCGGGTCGTATACTCAACGAGTCTGTTGCAAAGTTGCTCGGCCTACGACGCTTATATCAGGCAGGCGCATGAGCAGATCGACCCGTTGGGGGCCGTCGGCTATTTGATGCTGGACCCGGATTTTCCGAGGTCGATGCGGTTCGGCGTGGATCGGGCATGCGTTGCGCTCCGGGCGATTTCCGGAGGAGATGAGCACGGCTTCGCGACCGAGGCGGAACGCTTGCTCGGCCGACTGGGAAGCGACTTGCGGTTCCTGGACCTGGACGAGGTGATCCATCGGGGACTGGAGCAGTTTCTGACCGAGGTGTTGTCGACCTGTCATCGGGTGGCTCACGAGGTTCATCAGACCTATTTTCTGGCCTGA
- a CDS encoding transglutaminase family protein, with the protein MLLRINHETRLTYSEPVSETIFEVRMAPQSDEDQTVLGYRLRISPRGPVTTFRDGFGNRVDLFNLTAPYRELVLHATSYVRTHRRLGVAGLAGVPWLGRGPLPPEAMEYLLPSRQVAHTPEVDAFVRGLPEPQGTLADVTRMVMEAVDRRMAYQQKATTALTSVEEALLLGRGVCQDFAHLYIAACRGLGLPARYVSGYVHQTGEMATHAWCQVWAGEPSGWVDVDPTHGVYPEDDHVVTAIGRDYADVPPNRGIFRGQAEESIHVMVTVEPVQRIPPQWQEWGTPLPLNDGANVATSGEGSARSAPRRGKTLGLGHRPDMPPGLRQQQGQQQQQSQSLEA; encoded by the coding sequence ATGTTGCTGCGGATCAATCACGAGACGCGCCTGACCTACTCCGAGCCGGTGTCGGAGACGATTTTCGAGGTGCGGATGGCGCCGCAGTCGGACGAGGATCAGACGGTGCTCGGCTACCGGCTACGGATCAGTCCGAGAGGCCCGGTGACGACCTTCCGGGATGGATTCGGCAACCGGGTGGATCTGTTCAACCTGACGGCGCCGTATCGGGAGCTGGTCCTGCACGCGACCAGCTACGTGAGGACGCACCGGAGGCTGGGCGTTGCCGGGCTGGCGGGGGTGCCCTGGCTGGGGCGAGGTCCGTTGCCTCCCGAGGCGATGGAGTACCTCTTGCCGAGCCGACAGGTGGCCCACACGCCGGAGGTCGATGCCTTCGTGCGAGGCTTGCCTGAACCGCAAGGGACGTTGGCGGACGTGACCCGGATGGTGATGGAAGCCGTCGATCGTCGGATGGCCTATCAGCAAAAGGCGACAACGGCCCTGACGAGCGTGGAGGAAGCTCTACTGCTGGGTCGCGGGGTTTGCCAGGATTTCGCCCACCTTTATATTGCCGCATGTCGGGGGCTGGGTTTGCCTGCGCGTTATGTCAGCGGATATGTGCATCAGACGGGAGAGATGGCGACCCATGCCTGGTGTCAGGTCTGGGCGGGAGAGCCGTCGGGCTGGGTGGATGTGGACCCGACGCACGGCGTCTATCCGGAAGATGATCATGTGGTGACGGCGATCGGCCGTGACTATGCCGATGTGCCACCGAACCGGGGGATCTTCCGAGGACAGGCCGAGGAGTCGATCCATGTGATGGTGACGGTGGAGCCGGTCCAACGGATTCCGCCCCAGTGGCAAGAGTGGGGCACCCCCCTGCCCTTGAACGACGGGGCGAACGTGGCGACTTCGGGGGAAGGTTCGGCTCGATCGGCGCCTCGACGAGGCAAAACGCTCGGGCTCGGACATCGGCCCGATATGCCGCCGGGGCTCCGTCAGCAGCAAGGTCAGCAGCAACAGCAGTCGCAGTCACTCGAAGCGTGA
- the hisB gene encoding imidazoleglycerol-phosphate dehydratase HisB, whose amino-acid sequence MPSRRAEITRTTKETDIRLGLDLDGTGQATIETEIGFLDHMLDGFARHGVCDLSVQCKGDLHVDDHHSTEDVGICLGMAIDQALGNRAGIRRYGHAILPMDEALVLCAIDLGGRPFFAWEATMPTPKVGTFDTELVPEFWRSVATLGRMNLHVKVLAGSNTHHVIEAIFKGLARALRDAWEPDPRCGGVPSTKGSL is encoded by the coding sequence GTGCCGAGCCGACGTGCCGAGATCACCCGAACGACCAAGGAAACCGACATTCGCCTGGGCCTGGATCTGGATGGAACAGGGCAGGCGACGATCGAGACGGAGATCGGCTTTCTCGACCACATGCTCGACGGGTTTGCCCGGCACGGGGTGTGTGACCTGTCGGTTCAGTGCAAGGGGGATCTTCACGTCGACGATCACCATTCGACCGAGGACGTGGGGATCTGTCTGGGCATGGCCATCGACCAGGCACTCGGCAATCGGGCGGGAATTCGCCGTTATGGTCATGCCATCCTGCCGATGGATGAGGCGCTGGTGCTTTGTGCGATCGACCTGGGAGGCCGGCCGTTTTTCGCCTGGGAGGCGACCATGCCGACTCCGAAGGTCGGGACGTTCGACACGGAGTTGGTGCCGGAGTTCTGGCGATCGGTGGCGACTCTGGGACGGATGAATCTGCACGTGAAGGTGCTCGCGGGATCGAATACCCATCACGTGATTGAGGCGATTTTCAAGGGACTCGCCCGGGCGCTGCGCGATGCGTGGGAACCCGACCCGAGATGCGGGGGAGTCCCCTCGACGAAGGGAAGTCTCTGA
- a CDS encoding NfeD family protein: protein MRVVSPGRSWSSAMTLPIAMVAGVLALASAASGQAVEGDETPGHFFLVEQPIDTARADRLKSAVETVVRASSTRGEEPILVFEIRPGTSDYGICIQVADFISLKLSRAEKTVAYVPEPLSGYALFIALACDEIVLGPSASLGPITPAGEEVNPGLFGFAEALANTKGRPADLIVGMLDPSNELLRVRTADGRTDYVLRSRLPQFETENAVLSTEPVWQAGARGQLAAEAARSEGLVRSFATDRGQVARIYDLDRVTDSTALGADQLKPVWIQVARPIDSVQEAFISRQIARAEKSGANLLIIQLDTPGGQIQPADDLAQRILRLETIKTVAYVRDRALGVGSLLALACDEIVFHDDGKLGKIDATVTGGGKVEPLDDRDREVLADRLAALADQKGYPTAVARALVRPDVEVIEAIDTQTAAVTLVDRETIQADPDRYIEQGTLVLGDELLTITAANAQKFELARTVLASDEEFSALYGLGEDLVRLRGPSWVDSLVGVLNTPFMSGLLLFVGFFMLVVEMKLPGIGLPAITASLAFLLFFWSRYLGGTADGLEIILFMVGLLCLALELFVFPGFGVFGMSGVFLILFSVVMASHSFIIPTEDYQYRQLSRTLILLMLSIAAVVVGAVLLGRFFPSLPLFDKLILKSDPFSFSSTEVEKDIFEPESPFAYLLGETGRTTTVLRPSGRARFGEIIAEVTAERNFIEQDSLIQVVDVQGSRIIVKQLS, encoded by the coding sequence ATGAGAGTTGTCTCGCCTGGTCGGTCGTGGTCTTCCGCAATGACCCTGCCGATCGCAATGGTCGCTGGTGTCCTGGCTTTGGCGTCGGCCGCATCGGGCCAGGCGGTCGAGGGAGACGAGACGCCGGGGCATTTCTTTCTCGTCGAACAACCGATCGACACCGCTCGAGCCGATCGCCTCAAGAGCGCCGTCGAGACCGTGGTCCGCGCGTCCTCCACTCGCGGCGAGGAACCGATCCTCGTCTTCGAGATTCGTCCCGGCACCAGTGATTACGGCATCTGTATTCAGGTGGCCGACTTCATCTCCCTGAAGCTCTCACGCGCCGAGAAGACGGTGGCCTACGTTCCCGAGCCCCTCTCGGGTTACGCGCTGTTCATCGCTCTGGCCTGCGACGAGATCGTCCTTGGCCCGTCTGCCTCCCTCGGGCCCATTACCCCCGCAGGCGAGGAGGTCAACCCGGGCCTGTTCGGTTTTGCCGAAGCCCTCGCAAACACCAAGGGCCGCCCTGCCGACCTGATTGTCGGCATGCTCGACCCCTCCAACGAACTGCTCCGGGTGCGCACGGCCGACGGCCGCACCGATTACGTCCTTCGCTCTCGGCTCCCCCAGTTCGAAACCGAAAACGCCGTGCTATCCACCGAGCCCGTCTGGCAAGCGGGCGCTCGCGGTCAACTCGCCGCCGAAGCCGCCCGAAGCGAGGGCCTTGTTCGAAGCTTCGCCACCGATCGAGGTCAGGTGGCCCGAATTTACGACCTCGATCGTGTGACCGATTCGACCGCCCTCGGTGCTGATCAGCTCAAACCCGTCTGGATTCAGGTGGCCCGGCCCATCGACTCCGTTCAGGAAGCCTTCATCAGCCGACAGATTGCCCGCGCGGAAAAATCCGGAGCAAACCTGCTCATTATCCAGCTCGACACGCCGGGCGGTCAGATCCAACCCGCCGATGACCTTGCTCAACGCATTCTCCGGCTCGAAACCATCAAAACCGTTGCCTATGTGCGCGATCGAGCCCTCGGTGTCGGGTCCCTCCTCGCCCTCGCCTGCGACGAGATCGTTTTTCACGACGACGGTAAGCTCGGCAAGATCGACGCCACGGTGACCGGCGGTGGCAAGGTCGAGCCCCTCGATGACCGTGATCGCGAGGTCCTGGCCGATCGCCTCGCGGCCCTTGCCGACCAGAAAGGCTATCCGACGGCCGTCGCCCGCGCGCTGGTTCGACCCGATGTTGAGGTGATCGAGGCCATCGACACCCAGACCGCCGCCGTCACCCTGGTCGATCGCGAGACGATTCAAGCCGATCCCGACCGTTACATCGAGCAAGGCACCCTGGTCCTCGGCGACGAGCTGTTGACCATTACCGCCGCGAATGCCCAGAAATTTGAACTCGCCCGCACGGTTCTGGCCAGCGACGAGGAATTCTCGGCCCTCTATGGCCTGGGAGAAGATCTCGTTCGGCTCAGGGGGCCCTCATGGGTCGATTCTCTGGTCGGCGTGCTCAACACGCCGTTCATGAGCGGCCTCTTGCTCTTTGTCGGTTTCTTCATGCTCGTCGTCGAGATGAAGCTCCCCGGTATCGGCCTTCCGGCGATCACCGCCTCTCTCGCGTTCTTGCTTTTCTTCTGGAGTCGATACCTCGGAGGAACCGCCGACGGTCTGGAGATCATCCTGTTCATGGTCGGGCTTCTCTGCCTGGCCCTCGAACTGTTCGTCTTCCCCGGGTTCGGCGTCTTCGGGATGAGTGGCGTCTTCCTCATCCTGTTCAGCGTGGTCATGGCCAGCCACAGCTTCATCATCCCGACCGAAGACTACCAGTATCGCCAGCTCAGCCGGACCTTGATCTTGCTGATGCTCTCCATCGCGGCCGTCGTGGTCGGTGCGGTGCTGCTGGGACGTTTCTTCCCGTCACTGCCGCTCTTCGACAAGCTCATCCTCAAGTCCGACCCGTTCAGCTTCTCCTCGACCGAAGTCGAGAAGGACATCTTCGAACCCGAATCTCCCTTCGCCTACCTGCTCGGGGAAACCGGCCGCACCACGACGGTCCTTCGCCCCAGCGGACGCGCCCGCTTCGGCGAGATCATCGCCGAGGTCACCGCCGAGCGCAACTTCATCGAGCAGGACAGCCTGATTCAGGTCGTCGACGTTCAAGGCTCCCGGATCATCGTCAAGCAACTCTCCTGA
- a CDS encoding mandelate racemase/muconate lactonizing enzyme family protein translates to MTIVELEVCPLIGATVDGGWPQGHEPQENLHTLVILRTEDGREGLGSCFTSGALVSGAVELLWPMLKGQSAAEPERVSETLRQSSFWQGRGGSVEHAISGIDLALWDLMGKICGQPVSRLLGGDYRRSIKPYGSILFDEPEALRKTLAGVVERGFRAIKLGWRPFGRRDRAFDELLVKTARKEVGDEVELMVDAGGSEQFWPHGVNWARNTAEMLADYDIVWFEEPLPPDDIEGYAELTRVSPVPIAGGEVLTRRQSFIPWIERRAVDIVQPDCTKNGGLTESRRIAWLASEHNVQVVPHGWNTAVGLAADLQFSAAIPVARYVEYLTPCAYLDAITVEPFRIDDRGHLEIPTAPGLGIELDPDALKRFSPNRKVFR, encoded by the coding sequence GTGACGATTGTTGAGCTGGAGGTCTGCCCGCTGATCGGGGCGACCGTCGACGGAGGCTGGCCGCAAGGGCATGAGCCTCAAGAAAATTTGCACACGCTGGTGATTCTTCGGACCGAGGACGGTCGAGAAGGACTGGGAAGCTGTTTCACCTCGGGAGCGTTGGTGTCGGGGGCGGTCGAGTTGCTCTGGCCGATGCTGAAAGGCCAGTCGGCCGCGGAGCCGGAACGGGTGTCGGAGACGCTCCGGCAGTCGAGCTTCTGGCAAGGGCGGGGAGGATCGGTCGAACACGCAATCAGTGGCATCGATCTCGCCTTATGGGATTTGATGGGGAAGATTTGCGGTCAGCCGGTGTCTCGATTGCTGGGAGGCGATTACCGCAGGTCGATCAAGCCCTATGGTTCCATCCTTTTTGACGAACCGGAAGCGTTGCGGAAGACCCTGGCCGGGGTGGTGGAACGAGGATTTCGTGCCATCAAGCTGGGCTGGAGACCGTTCGGCCGTCGGGATCGTGCCTTCGACGAACTGCTCGTCAAGACGGCCCGGAAGGAGGTGGGGGACGAGGTCGAGTTGATGGTCGATGCGGGGGGAAGCGAGCAGTTCTGGCCGCATGGGGTGAACTGGGCCCGGAACACGGCGGAAATGCTGGCGGATTACGACATCGTTTGGTTTGAGGAACCGCTGCCGCCGGATGACATCGAAGGGTATGCGGAACTGACTCGGGTTTCGCCGGTGCCGATCGCCGGGGGAGAAGTCCTGACAAGGCGGCAATCGTTCATTCCCTGGATCGAACGGAGAGCGGTCGATATTGTTCAGCCCGACTGCACGAAGAACGGAGGGCTGACCGAGTCGCGTCGGATTGCCTGGCTGGCGAGCGAGCATAACGTGCAGGTCGTGCCGCATGGGTGGAACACTGCGGTCGGTCTGGCTGCGGACCTGCAATTCTCGGCGGCGATTCCGGTGGCGCGGTATGTCGAGTATCTGACGCCGTGTGCGTATCTTGATGCGATCACGGTGGAGCCGTTCCGCATCGATGACCGCGGCCACCTGGAAATTCCGACGGCGCCAGGGTTGGGAATTGAACTGGACCCTGACGCGTTGAAACGGTTCTCACCGAATCGAAAAGTGTTTCGATAA
- a CDS encoding succinylglutamate desuccinylase/aspartoacylase domain-containing protein gives MSSRAVVLPEALDLESPGRRDYWVALEHDTMWGVQLIPLTVFVGPSAEPGRGLVAFGSTHGNEYEGPSAIKGLLQEIEADRVQGRIILIPVLNPEAFRTGTRDSVGADGVNLNRAFVEKAGLGAPLGGITHRIARFVREQIWPHVHVVLDLHSGGQQIRFDPCASFHPIDDPEQAKATAETARWFGTPLIMVYQNRTPGLLTSEAERLGKITVGTELGWGEAVLSKGVRYGRQGVLAAAVHHGQLAGTIEPIDHHASGTQKCAAIVDFECYVPAPFAGHYEEVLRCGTRVKRGELVGRLHDFARIDEPGWPVTAPVEGIVVGQAWGARVRQGQFICCVGLEQPW, from the coding sequence ATGAGTTCCCGAGCGGTGGTATTGCCCGAGGCGCTCGACCTGGAATCGCCGGGTCGGCGCGATTACTGGGTGGCCTTGGAACACGATACGATGTGGGGGGTGCAGTTGATCCCCTTGACCGTGTTCGTCGGCCCGAGCGCTGAACCCGGCCGGGGGCTGGTTGCGTTCGGATCAACGCACGGGAACGAGTACGAGGGCCCCTCGGCGATCAAGGGGTTACTTCAGGAAATCGAAGCTGACCGGGTGCAAGGGAGGATCATCCTGATTCCGGTCTTGAATCCCGAGGCGTTTCGAACCGGAACGCGGGATAGTGTCGGGGCCGATGGGGTGAACCTGAACCGAGCCTTCGTGGAGAAGGCAGGGCTGGGCGCGCCGCTCGGTGGGATCACGCATCGGATTGCTCGGTTTGTTCGAGAGCAGATCTGGCCTCATGTGCATGTGGTGCTTGATTTGCATTCCGGAGGCCAGCAGATTCGCTTCGATCCGTGTGCAAGTTTCCACCCGATTGACGATCCTGAGCAGGCGAAGGCCACGGCCGAGACGGCTCGATGGTTCGGAACCCCCTTGATCATGGTGTATCAGAATCGAACGCCGGGATTGTTGACGAGCGAGGCGGAGCGGCTCGGGAAGATCACGGTGGGTACGGAACTGGGATGGGGAGAGGCGGTGCTGTCGAAAGGGGTCCGCTACGGTCGGCAGGGCGTGCTGGCGGCGGCGGTTCACCACGGGCAGCTTGCGGGAACCATCGAACCGATTGATCATCATGCGTCGGGCACGCAGAAATGCGCGGCAATCGTCGATTTCGAATGTTATGTGCCGGCGCCGTTTGCGGGTCATTATGAGGAAGTGTTGCGCTGTGGAACTCGCGTGAAGCGAGGGGAACTGGTTGGGCGTCTTCATGACTTTGCCCGAATCGACGAGCCTGGCTGGCCGGTGACGGCGCCGGTCGAGGGGATCGTGGTGGGCCAGGCGTGGGGGGCTCGGGTGCGGCAGGGGCAGTTTATTTGCTGCGTGGGCCTTGAGCAGCCCTGGTGA
- a CDS encoding MFS transporter: protein MSIDDRMRPTNVRWGVFAMACGMSFLLYLHRYTWNLIGPELQESYGFSNTQAGFLFSLFYYTYAAGQIPSGVIVDRFGPHRFLVASVVGWSISLAALGQTGWLWLLGGWRLLFGATQAGCYPALTKVTRSWFPAARRTVLQGWIATTFGRGGGALSPILLGTVLMGWWGLSWQSALLVLGMVGILYAVIFAVFFRNSPEEHSGVNEAERELIEAGPRGRGATARVVLPPARAFKSRSMRFFVLQQFLDAGSDVVFVALIGTYFLRARGFDIAQTGWLASLPLWGGALGGIAGGWLNDRLIAQTGNRRWARSGVGFSGKLIGCVMLALVVGQSSGVAAAWVLMVAKFFSDWSQPTVWGTCTDLGGRFSATVFSIINTAGTLGGVVMPIVFGLVLDAFTTEVAGPSGSTTTTDWGPLFVVLAAMYLGSGVCWLLIDCTRTLDPDE, encoded by the coding sequence ATGAGCATTGATGATCGGATGCGTCCCACCAACGTCCGCTGGGGCGTGTTCGCGATGGCGTGCGGGATGTCGTTTCTTCTCTACTTGCATCGGTATACGTGGAATCTGATTGGCCCGGAGTTGCAAGAGTCGTATGGGTTTTCGAACACCCAAGCGGGGTTTCTCTTTTCGCTGTTCTACTACACCTACGCGGCGGGCCAGATTCCCAGCGGTGTGATTGTGGATCGGTTCGGGCCGCATCGGTTCCTGGTGGCGAGTGTGGTCGGCTGGTCGATCTCGCTGGCGGCGCTGGGGCAGACCGGGTGGCTCTGGCTGCTGGGGGGTTGGCGGTTGCTTTTCGGAGCAACGCAGGCGGGATGCTATCCGGCGTTGACGAAGGTGACTCGGAGCTGGTTCCCGGCGGCCCGGCGCACGGTGTTGCAAGGGTGGATCGCCACCACGTTCGGTCGAGGAGGAGGGGCACTCTCCCCGATCTTGCTCGGCACGGTGCTGATGGGCTGGTGGGGCCTCTCCTGGCAATCGGCGCTCCTGGTGCTGGGGATGGTCGGGATCTTATACGCGGTGATTTTCGCGGTCTTCTTCCGCAATTCGCCGGAGGAGCATTCAGGGGTCAACGAGGCCGAACGGGAATTGATCGAGGCGGGACCACGAGGCCGAGGGGCGACGGCTCGGGTGGTGCTGCCGCCGGCTCGGGCATTCAAAAGTCGAAGCATGCGATTCTTTGTGCTTCAGCAATTTCTGGATGCGGGGTCGGACGTGGTCTTCGTGGCCTTGATCGGCACCTACTTTCTCCGCGCGAGAGGGTTTGACATTGCCCAGACGGGATGGCTGGCCAGCTTACCGCTCTGGGGCGGAGCCCTGGGAGGAATCGCGGGCGGTTGGCTCAACGATCGCTTGATTGCTCAGACCGGAAATCGCCGATGGGCACGCAGCGGGGTGGGCTTCTCAGGGAAGCTGATTGGCTGCGTGATGCTGGCGTTGGTGGTTGGCCAATCCAGCGGCGTGGCGGCGGCCTGGGTCTTGATGGTCGCCAAATTTTTTAGTGACTGGAGTCAGCCAACGGTCTGGGGGACCTGTACCGACCTTGGGGGACGTTTCAGCGCCACCGTGTTTAGCATCATCAACACCGCGGGCACGCTGGGAGGGGTGGTGATGCCGATCGTCTTCGGCCTGGTGCTCGACGCCTTTACCACCGAGGTTGCCGGGCCGTCGGGAAGCACCACCACGACCGATTGGGGCCCTTTGTTTGTGGTGCTGGCGGCCATGTACCTCGGCAGCGGTGTTTGCTGGCTGCTGATCGATTGCACCCGGACGCTCGATCCGGATGAATGA
- a CDS encoding creatininase family protein — translation MSRSATEYRYNRLTWPEINEAIAQEKLIILPTGSTEQHGHHLPLDVDVFLCESVCLEVARRAADRVLVLPPISYGLNLHHIDFPGTIHIEPDVFINFCLNITKSVAYHGFKKILIVNGHGSNAPLIDLIARKTVLETESLCFSTTYFWFLMEAFEKIRESKVVAHADEFETSLYLHLAGDRVQMDKAVEDNDRMGKYVSSDSTMNYFVRFNDYWGRWTKTGVHGDPTKATAEKGKIIFEAAVEGLLGLVDELREWPIEKRADMHTQPVQSQIRWT, via the coding sequence ATGTCTCGATCGGCGACCGAATATCGATACAACCGACTGACCTGGCCGGAAATCAACGAGGCGATTGCGCAGGAGAAGCTGATCATCCTGCCCACCGGATCGACCGAGCAGCACGGTCACCATTTACCTCTGGACGTGGATGTCTTTCTGTGCGAATCCGTTTGCCTTGAAGTGGCAAGACGGGCCGCGGACCGGGTGCTGGTGTTGCCACCGATCTCTTATGGATTGAACCTGCACCACATTGACTTTCCGGGGACGATCCATATCGAACCGGACGTGTTTATCAATTTTTGCCTCAATATCACCAAGAGTGTTGCCTACCACGGATTCAAGAAAATCCTGATTGTGAATGGGCACGGTTCGAACGCGCCGTTGATTGATTTGATTGCGCGGAAGACGGTGCTGGAGACGGAGTCGCTTTGCTTCTCGACGACGTACTTTTGGTTCCTGATGGAAGCGTTCGAGAAGATCCGGGAATCGAAGGTGGTGGCTCATGCGGATGAATTTGAGACATCGCTTTATTTGCATCTGGCGGGAGATCGGGTGCAAATGGACAAGGCGGTTGAGGACAACGATCGGATGGGCAAGTACGTCAGTAGCGACAGCACGATGAACTATTTCGTACGGTTCAACGACTACTGGGGCCGGTGGACGAAGACCGGAGTGCACGGCGACCCGACCAAGGCAACGGCCGAGAAGGGGAAAATCATTTTCGAGGCGGCGGTAGAGGGTTTGCTCGGGCTGGTGGATGAGTTGCGTGAGTGGCCGATCGAGAAGCGGGCAGACATGCATACACAACCGGTGCAATCACAGATTCGATGGACCTGA